One Capra hircus breed San Clemente chromosome 29, ASM170441v1, whole genome shotgun sequence genomic region harbors:
- the TM7SF2 gene encoding delta(14)-sterol reductase: MAPPQGSRAPLEFGGPLGAAALMLLLPVTMFHLLLVARSGPARLLGPPPYLPGLEELWSPWALLLCLTWLGLQAALYLLPARKVAEGQELKDKSRLRYPINGFQALVLTALLVALGVSAGLPLSALPEMLLPLAFAATLTAFIFSLLLYLKALVAPASALAPGGNSGNLIYDFFLGRELNPRICSFDFKYFCELRPGLIGWVLINLALLMQEAELRGSPSLAMWLVNGFQLLYVADALWYEEAVLTTMDIIHDGFGFMLAFGDLAWVPFTYSLQAQFLLYHPQPLGWPLASFICLINAVGYYIFRGANSQKNTFRKNPSDPRVADLETISTATGRRLLVSGWWGMVRHPNYLGDLIMALAWSLPCGVFHLLPYFYFLYFTALLVHREDRDERQCLQKYGLAWHEYCRRVPYRIVPYVY; encoded by the exons ATGGCCCCTCCTCAGGGCTCTCGGGCCCCGCTGGAATTCGGAGGACCCTTGG GCGCCGCGGCGCTGATGCTGCTGCTCCCGGTCACTATGTTTCACCTGCTACTGGTGGCCCGCTCGGGACCGGCGCGCCTTCTGGGCCCACCCCCCTACCTGCCGGGACTGGAGGAGCTGTGGAGCCCGTGGGCGCTGTTGCTCTGTCTCACCTGGCTCGGCCTGCAGGCGGCGCTCTACCTCTTGCCGGCGCGCAAG GTGGCTGAGGGGCAGGAATTGAAGGACAAGAGTCGACTGCGCTACCCCATTAACG GCTTCCAGGCCCTGGTGCTGACAGCCCTCCTGGTGGCCCTGGGGGTGTCAGCCGGGCTGCCCCTGAGCGCGCTCCCGGAAATGCTCTTGCCCTTGGCATTTGCGGCCACCCTCACCGCCTTCATCTTCAGCCTCCTTCTGTATCTGAAGGCTCTGGTAGCCCCTGCCTCGGCCCTGGCACCTGGAGGGAACTCAG gcaatctcATCTACGACTTCTTCCTGGGACGGGAGCTCAACCCGCGCATCTGTTCCTTTGACTTCAAATATTTCTGCGAACTGCGACCTGGCCTCATCGGCTGG GTCCTCATCAACCTGGCCTTGCTGATGCAGGAAGCAGAACTTCGGGGGAGTCCCTCACTGGCCATGTGGCTGGTCAATGGCTTCCAGCTACTGTATGTGGCTGATGCCCTTTGGTACGAG GAGGCAGTCCTGACCACCATGGACATCATCCATGACGGGTTTGGCTTCATGCTGGCCTTTGGGGACCTCGCCTGGGTACCCTTCACCTACAGCCTGCAGGCCCAGTTCCTGCTGTATCACCCACAGCCTCTGGGGTGGCCCCTGGCCTCATTCATCTGCCTCATCAATG CTGTTGGTTACTACATCTTCCGTGGAGCCAATTCTCAGAAAAACACCTTCCGAAAGAATCCTTCTGATCCCAGAGTGGCTG ACCTTGAGACCATCTCTACAGCCACAGGGCGACGGCTGCTGGTGTCTGGGTGGTGGGGTATGGTCCGCCATCCCAACTACCTTGGAGACCTCATCATGGCTCTGGCCTGGTCCTTGCCGTGCG GGGTGTTCCACCTGTTGCCCTACTTCTACTTCCTCTACTTCACTGCGCTGCTGGTGCACCGTGAGGACCGGGATGAGCGGCAGTGTCTGCAGAAGTACGGCCTAGCCTGGCACGAATACTGCCGGCGTGTGCCCTACCGAATCGTGCCCTACGTCTACTGA